Proteins from a genomic interval of Medicago truncatula cultivar Jemalong A17 chromosome 3, MtrunA17r5.0-ANR, whole genome shotgun sequence:
- the LOC11414156 gene encoding WEB family protein At5g55860 gives MVARIKQSVTKSCKSTNSVVGEIDTNSPIQSVKDAVSLFGEAALSAGNVTIKKAKSKPYSVERVWAKEAQLHLAQEELNKLKARLKNAEATKAQVLMELEKTKTTVIDLKKKLKVLNESREFTIHATKASKSQAVKQLKEEQCGNLNVINGASKEELETAVQRYKSIIAELDVAKQELRKIRQECKESLEARVSAFNQAAEAKDAMNINAERACELSKEILAVQELIQQMKVASVEADQQKQEILVEKNVLRQSYKSSLEESEKKLLALMKHFNSELIENLEAKLTETMSEISAIQKKIENKKMSDLEQVKSVTLELDGAKETLQKVSEEESSLRSLVEALRMDLEYVKRDHSELKETECETESIVKNMHAELQRCESELDVYLAEESKVRGASEQMILTLNQLSDETENAEREAEDMKINAIELKVEAEVTKHALKDAEMKLKLALEEAEAAKAAEDRIHDQIRDLSERNNTAHASTTESGARITISREEYESLNCRAEECDKLASAKVAAATAHIEAAKLSENEALIKLEATQMEIEDIKKATHEALKKAEMAEKARKMVDSELRRWRERDHKKAAETVARVLAETPMPSSLSSSSRLSPRLYKIQKQHSLPQNMEARKLDKGKKILMPSISSLFPRKKSLQVERGLPSYLPGETPL, from the exons ATGGTAGCTAGAATCAAGCAGAGTGTTACCAAGTCTTGTAAATCAACAAATTCAGTGGTTGGAGAGATTGACACTAATTCACCTATTCAATCTGTTAAAGATGCTGTTTCTCTATTTGGTGAAGCTGCTTTGTCTGCTGGGAATGTTACCATTAAGAaagcaaaatcaaaaccttattCTGTTGAG cgCGTTTGGGCAAAGGAGGCACAACTTCACTTAGCACAGGAAGAGCTGAACAAATTAAAGGCGAGGCTGAAAAATGCCGAGGCTACCAAGGCGCAAGTCCTAATGGAGCTTGAAAAGACCAAAACAACTGTTATTGATCTGAAAAAAAAGCTTAAAGTTCTCAATGAATCAAGAGAATTCACAATTCATGCAACAAAAGCTTCAAAGAGTCAGGCTGTGAAACAGCTTAAAGAAGAACAGTGTGGCAATCTTAATGTAATCAATGGTGCTTCGAAAGAAGAGCTCGAAACTGCTGTTCAGAGGTATAAATCTATCATTGCAGAACTTGATGTTGCAAAGCAAGAACTGAGGAAAATTCGTCAGGAGTGTAAGGAATCTTTGGAAGCAAGAGTTTCAGCTTTCAACCAAGCGGCAGAAGCTAAAGATGCAATGAACATAAATGCAGAACGAGCGTGTGAGCTTTCGAAAGAAATTTTAGCCGTACAAGAATTAATTCAGCAAATGAAGGTTGCATCTGTTGAAGCTGATCAACAGAAACAGGAGATACTAGTTGAGAAAAATGTTCTGAGGCAATCATATAAATCTTCCCTCGAAGAATCAGAAAAGAAATTGCTCGctttaatgaaacattttaatTCAGAACTCATTGAAAATCTTGAAGCGAAGCTTACCGAGACAATGAGTGAAATATCAGCTATtcagaagaaaattgaaaataaaaagatgtcGGACCTTGAACAAGTGAAAAGTGTCACTTTGGAGCTTGATGGTGCTAAGGAAACACTGCAGAAAGTATCAGAAGAAGAAAGCTCTCTTAGAAGCTTGGTGGAAGCTCTTCGGATGGATTTGGAGTATGTAAAAAGAGACCACTCAGAATTGAAGGAAACAGAATGCGAAACTGAATCCATTGTTAAGAATATGCATGCCGAGCTTCAGAGATGTGAGTCAGAGCTTGATGTCTACTTGGCAGAAGAATCTAAAGTTAGGGGTGCATCTGAGCAAATGATCTTGACATTGAACCAGTTGTCCGATGAAACTGAAAATGCAGAGCGAGAAGCAGAAGATATGAAGATCAATGCAATCGAATTGAAGGTGGAAGCTGAAGTCACCAAACATGCATTAAAAGATGCAGAAATGAAGCTCAAACTAGCATTAGAAGAAGCAGAAGCGGCAAAAGCAGCAGAGGACCGTATTCATGATCAGATCAGAGACTTATCCGAAAGGAATAATACTGCTCACGCTTCAACGACTGAATCCGGTGCTAGAATTACTATCTCGAGGGAGGAATATGAGTCCTTAAACTGCAGAGCTGAGGAGTGTGATAAACTAGCGAGTGCAAAAGTGGCGGCTGCGACAGCACATATTGAAGCTGCAAAGCTCAGTGAAAATGAGGCTCTCATAAAGTTAGAGGCAACTCAGATGGAAATTGAGGATATAAAGAAAGCAACGCATGAGGCCTTGAAAAAGGCCGAGATGGCTGAAAAAGCAAGGAAAATGGTGGACAGTGAGCTTAGAAGGTGGCGCGAGAGAGATCATAAGAAAGCAGCAGAAACTGTGGCTCGAGTATTGGCTGAAACACCAATGCCGTCATCTTTATCGTCTTCATCACGTTTATCTCCTCGGCTTTACAAGATTCAAAAGCAGCATTCACTTCCACAAAACATGGAGGCGAGGAAGTTGGATAAAGGGAAGAAAATTCTAATGCCTAGTATTAGTAGCCTTTTTCCTAGGAAAAAAAGCTTGCAGGTTGAGAGAGGACTTCCTTCTTACCTTCCAGGTGAGACTCCTTTGTGA